The following proteins come from a genomic window of Bremerella cremea:
- a CDS encoding MarR family winged helix-turn-helix transcriptional regulator, translated as MRYDFQSSPGYWITFTSHQYQQRVDAELRPFGITFRQFQVLAWLKCDGRLTQSELARRMFIEPPTLAGLMMRMESVHWIQRVMCPSDRRKKYLEVGPAAEPVWEKIVAVLNKLRAEAVKGLTSDEVDQLNSLLGRVLQNLDGTSSPTSQQVATHPS; from the coding sequence ATGCGATATGACTTCCAATCTAGCCCTGGCTATTGGATCACCTTTACTTCCCATCAATACCAGCAACGTGTTGATGCGGAGTTGCGTCCGTTCGGAATCACGTTTCGTCAATTTCAAGTCTTGGCTTGGTTGAAGTGTGACGGGCGGTTAACACAAAGCGAGCTTGCTCGTCGGATGTTCATTGAACCCCCAACACTGGCTGGTTTGATGATGCGAATGGAATCGGTTCACTGGATTCAACGGGTGATGTGCCCTTCGGATCGCCGCAAGAAGTACCTTGAGGTTGGCCCCGCCGCCGAGCCTGTTTGGGAAAAGATTGTCGCAGTACTTAACAAGCTTCGCGCAGAAGCGGTCAAAGGTCTTACTTCGGACGAAGTCGACCAACTTAATTCACTCCTTGGTCGCGTTCTGCAAAACCTAGACGGAACGTCGTCTCCTACCTCCCAACAAGTCGCCACACACCCATCATGA